The following coding sequences are from one Salvia hispanica cultivar TCC Black 2014 chromosome 3, UniMelb_Shisp_WGS_1.0, whole genome shotgun sequence window:
- the LOC125213830 gene encoding uncharacterized protein LOC125213830 isoform X1 has product MNHHSDSDSNSPNTAKSKYPSGRAQFPGGLSQSKFGGGGGSQFPSAGGGNVGGRNAGGEYGMGGGGGFGGFPGGNQFPGGFPSFPGGYIPVSWPYSPFQGGGGRFGETNAGGGFGMGGSSGFGGFPGGNQYPGGFPSFLGGYIPVPWPYSPFQGGGGGFPSFGSANAGAGRMVTPQTPFGVNVYRPNMDIMDLGISPCRVENPQPKEKGTGTGGCRGREKGKGVAGESSQAAGQPKRKVYTPEESTALAKCWVSVVEDMLNNPTRDGLWNRICKRYEVIKPQGAKYHSPEELRKKWGRLKTCVSRFCDIYENNTRSMTNGRTMDDVRELLIRQYGHAQCGLYSPFKYWDAFLVLKDSPKFQEGRAAGFSKRMRLGVSGNYKSSGASIDLEDDVDVEPYPVPRCRRPMDQKTAMRMSRRASSRCSEVQSTAPSSKLTNAVRIKHLFDFIMQWNQATDPKFKKYLESVIKQMKRNLGMSVDDDEPVAGDAAGDGGEDSDE; this is encoded by the coding sequence ATGAATCACCATAGCGACAGCGATAGCAATTCCCCGAACACTGCCAAATCAAAGTATCCCAGCGGCAGGGCGCAGTTTCCCGGCGGATTGTCCCAGTCCAAGTTTGGAGGTGGCGGCGGGTCTCAGTTCCCTAGCGCCGGAGGGGGAAATGTCGGCGGCAGAAACGCTGGCGGCGAGTACGGCATGGGAGGCGGCGGTGGTTTTGGCGGGTTCCCCGGCGGGAACCAATTCCCTGGGGGGTTTCCTTCATTTCCCGGGGGCTACATTCCGGTCTCGTGGCCGTACTCTCCGTTCCAAGGCGGAGGTGGTAGATTCGGAGAGACAAACGCCGGCGGCGGGTTTGGCATGGGAGGCAGCAGCGGTTTTGGCGGGTTTCCCGGCGGGAACCAATACCCTGGGGGGTTTCCTTCATTCCTCGGCGGCTACATTCCGGTCCCGTGGCCGTACTCTCCGTTCCAAGGGGGAGGTGGCGGGTTCCCTTCCTTCGGCAGTGCCAACGCCGGTGCTGGCAGAATGGTAACCCCCCAAACGCCGTTTGGGGTCAATGTCTATCGGCCCAACATGGACATAATGGATTTAGGTATTTCTCCGTGCAGGGTAGAGAATCCTCAGCCGAAGGAGAAGGGGACTGGAACGGGCGGGTGTAGGGGGAGGGAGAAGGGGAAGGGAGTTGCCGGCGAGTCGTCACAGGCTGCGGGTCAACCTAAGAGGAAGGTCTACACCCCTGAGGAGTCCACTGCTCTTGCGAAGTGTTGGGTCTCTGTCGTGGAGGATATGTTGAATAATCCGACACGGGATGGGTTGTGGAATCGTATCTGCAAGAGGTACGAAGTAATAAAGCCGCAGGGTGCGAAGTACCACAGCCCCGAAGAACTCCGGAAGAAATGGGGTCGACTAAAGACCTGTGTCTCCAGATTCTGCGACATCTACGAGAACAACACCCGTTCGATGACCAACGGCAGGACCATGGACGACGTCAGAGAATTGTTGATAAGGCAGTACGGCCACGCCCAATGTGGGCTTTATTCGCCTTTTAAGTACTGGGATGCCTTTCTGGTCCTGAAGGATTCCCCCAAATTTCAGGAGGGGAGGGCTGCGGGCTTCTCGAAGCGGATGAGGCTCGGTGTCTCCGGCAACTACAAAAGCAGCGGCGCTTCCATTGACCTCGAGGACGATGTCGATGTGGAGCCTTACCCAGTTCCCCGCTGCCGGCGTCCAATGGACCAGAAAACAGCGATGCGGATGTCGAGAAGAGCTTCAAGCCGGTGCTCGGAAGTCCAGTCTACAGCTCCCAGTTCGAAGTTAACCAATGCCGTTCGTATCAAGCACCTGTTTGACTTCATCATGCAGTGGAACCAAGCAACCGATcccaaattcaagaaatatcTGGAGAGCGTTATCAAGCAGATGAAGCGCAATTTGGGGATGAGTGTCGACGACGATGAGCCCGTAGCCGGGGATGCCGCTGGGGATGGTGGAGAGGACTCCGACGAGTGA
- the LOC125213830 gene encoding uncharacterized protein LOC125213830 isoform X2, producing MSAAETLAASTAWEAAVVLAGSPAGTNSLGGFLHFPGATFRSRGRTLRSKAEVVDSERQTPAAGLAWEAAAVLAGFPAGTNTLGGFLHSSAATFRSRGRTLRSKGEVAGSLPSAVPTPVLAEWVENPQPKEKGTGTGGCRGREKGKGVAGESSQAAGQPKRKVYTPEESTALAKCWVSVVEDMLNNPTRDGLWNRICKRYEVIKPQGAKYHSPEELRKKWGRLKTCVSRFCDIYENNTRSMTNGRTMDDVRELLIRQYGHAQCGLYSPFKYWDAFLVLKDSPKFQEGRAAGFSKRMRLGVSGNYKSSGASIDLEDDVDVEPYPVPRCRRPMDQKTAMRMSRRASSRCSEVQSTAPSSKLTNAVRIKHLFDFIMQWNQATDPKFKKYLESVIKQMKRNLGMSVDDDEPVAGDAAGDGGEDSDE from the exons ATGTCGGCGGCAGAAACGCTGGCGGCGAGTACGGCATGGGAGGCGGCGGTGGTTTTGGCGGGTTCCCCGGCGGGAACCAATTCCCTGGGGGGTTTCCTTCATTTCCCGGGGGCTACATTCCGGTCTCGTGGCCGTACTCTCCGTTCCAAGGCGGAGGTGGTAGATTCGGAGAGACAAACGCCGGCGGCGGGTTTGGCATGGGAGGCAGCAGCGGTTTTGGCGGGTTTCCCGGCGGGAACCAATACCCTGGGGGGTTTCCTTCATTCCTCGGCGGCTACATTCCGGTCCCGTGGCCGTACTCTCCGTTCCAAGGGGGAGGTGGCGGGTTCCCTTCCTTCGGCAGTGCCAACGCCGGTGCTGGCAGAATG GGTAGAGAATCCTCAGCCGAAGGAGAAGGGGACTGGAACGGGCGGGTGTAGGGGGAGGGAGAAGGGGAAGGGAGTTGCCGGCGAGTCGTCACAGGCTGCGGGTCAACCTAAGAGGAAGGTCTACACCCCTGAGGAGTCCACTGCTCTTGCGAAGTGTTGGGTCTCTGTCGTGGAGGATATGTTGAATAATCCGACACGGGATGGGTTGTGGAATCGTATCTGCAAGAGGTACGAAGTAATAAAGCCGCAGGGTGCGAAGTACCACAGCCCCGAAGAACTCCGGAAGAAATGGGGTCGACTAAAGACCTGTGTCTCCAGATTCTGCGACATCTACGAGAACAACACCCGTTCGATGACCAACGGCAGGACCATGGACGACGTCAGAGAATTGTTGATAAGGCAGTACGGCCACGCCCAATGTGGGCTTTATTCGCCTTTTAAGTACTGGGATGCCTTTCTGGTCCTGAAGGATTCCCCCAAATTTCAGGAGGGGAGGGCTGCGGGCTTCTCGAAGCGGATGAGGCTCGGTGTCTCCGGCAACTACAAAAGCAGCGGCGCTTCCATTGACCTCGAGGACGATGTCGATGTGGAGCCTTACCCAGTTCCCCGCTGCCGGCGTCCAATGGACCAGAAAACAGCGATGCGGATGTCGAGAAGAGCTTCAAGCCGGTGCTCGGAAGTCCAGTCTACAGCTCCCAGTTCGAAGTTAACCAATGCCGTTCGTATCAAGCACCTGTTTGACTTCATCATGCAGTGGAACCAAGCAACCGATcccaaattcaagaaatatcTGGAGAGCGTTATCAAGCAGATGAAGCGCAATTTGGGGATGAGTGTCGACGACGATGAGCCCGTAGCCGGGGATGCCGCTGGGGATGGTGGAGAGGACTCCGACGAGTGA